Proteins found in one Candidatus Methylomirabilota bacterium genomic segment:
- a CDS encoding transglycosylase SLT domain-containing protein: protein MLFVVLVPAYVATQRAEDSADLLDGGPGDQATALDAAPDAQVIHAHIREVAARYGVSARLVVAVISVESEFNPRAVSRKGARGLMQLMPATASSLRVDDSFDPLVNIEAGVRHLRRLMDRFDNDLPVVLAAYNAGERAVIVYGGIPPYRETRKYVVRVLRRVDPDLARAFLQEYGRRQATPDRGRGRSRRATGADDPAASAKPISLDAQVATDAQVATDGGFLFRPPRGVREDRSSAAEPPAKGRAAAQSP from the coding sequence ATGCTCTTCGTCGTGCTCGTCCCCGCCTACGTAGCCACCCAGCGAGCGGAAGATTCAGCCGACCTGCTCGACGGCGGCCCGGGCGATCAAGCCACGGCGCTCGACGCCGCTCCCGACGCGCAGGTAATCCACGCCCACATCCGCGAGGTGGCTGCTCGCTATGGCGTTTCCGCCAGGCTGGTCGTCGCGGTCATTTCCGTCGAATCCGAGTTCAACCCGCGCGCGGTCTCCCGAAAAGGCGCGCGAGGCCTGATGCAGCTGATGCCGGCGACGGCCTCGAGCCTGCGCGTCGACGACTCGTTCGATCCGCTGGTGAACATCGAGGCCGGCGTGCGCCACCTGCGACGGCTGATGGATCGGTTCGACAACGACCTGCCGGTGGTGCTCGCGGCCTACAACGCCGGCGAGCGCGCGGTCATCGTCTACGGAGGCATCCCACCCTATCGCGAAACCCGCAAGTACGTCGTCCGCGTCCTCCGACGCGTCGACCCCGATCTGGCCCGCGCCTTCTTGCAGGAGTACGGGCGTCGCCAGGCGACGCCCGACCGGGGACGAGGTCGATCCCGCCGCGCCACCGGGGCCGACGACCCGGCGGCATCAGCGAAACCGATCAGCCTCGACGCGCAGGTAGCGACCGACGCGCAGGTCGCGACCGACGGCGGCTTCCTGTTCCGACCGCCGCGAGGAGTTCGAGAGGATCGGTCGAGCGCCGCCGAGCCTCCGGCTAAGGGCCGCGCCGCTGCGCAGAGCCCGTAG
- the zwf gene encoding glucose-6-phosphate dehydrogenase, whose translation MPSADEPFSLIIFGASGDLTRRKLLPALFALYATRTLPEPFTILAVARTEMSHDDFRRRMREAVSDHGRVQPPSELVWERFAQALYYLPGDPKEPSLYDELKTFLSDTEPRRGGSANRLFYCATPPSLYDDIVENLGNSGLAQSRNGWTRVVVEKPFGRDVESARALNRQLRRYFGEEQIYRIDHYLGKETVQNLLVLRFANEIFEPLWNRNHVANVQITVAESIGVETRGAYYEEAGALRDMVQNHLLQLLCLIAMEPPVTFDAAPVRDEKNKVLQAIRPIDRTQVAEVALRGQYGPGFVEGKHVVGYREEKGVARDSRTETYAALKLFVDNWRWAGVPFYLRTGKRLAKRVSEIVIQFRRTPHMIFRRHPTGVGPNQLVLRIQPGEGIALTVAAKVPGPDLHLAPVTLDFRYGEVFGGQPPEAYERLLLDVIHGDATLFARGDWVEQAWAILAPVLEAWRESAAPPPVYEAGSWGPAEADTFITGWDGWAWRNP comes from the coding sequence ATGCCATCCGCCGATGAGCCGTTCTCGCTGATCATCTTCGGCGCCTCCGGCGATCTGACGCGCCGGAAGCTGCTGCCCGCCCTCTTCGCGCTCTACGCGACCCGCACGTTGCCGGAGCCCTTCACCATCCTCGCCGTCGCCCGGACCGAGATGAGCCACGACGACTTCCGGCGACGGATGCGGGAGGCCGTGAGCGACCACGGGCGGGTGCAGCCCCCGTCCGAGCTCGTGTGGGAGCGCTTCGCCCAGGCCCTGTACTACCTGCCGGGCGACCCCAAGGAGCCATCGCTCTACGACGAGCTGAAGACGTTCTTGAGCGACACGGAGCCGCGCCGCGGCGGATCGGCCAATCGTCTCTTCTACTGCGCCACGCCGCCGAGCCTCTACGATGACATCGTCGAGAACCTGGGGAACTCGGGTCTCGCCCAGAGCCGCAATGGCTGGACGCGCGTCGTCGTGGAGAAGCCGTTCGGCCGCGACGTCGAGAGCGCGCGCGCCCTCAACCGTCAGTTGCGGCGGTACTTCGGCGAGGAACAGATCTACCGGATCGATCACTATCTCGGCAAGGAAACCGTCCAGAACCTCCTCGTCCTGCGCTTCGCCAACGAGATCTTCGAGCCGCTCTGGAACCGCAACCACGTCGCCAACGTGCAGATCACGGTGGCGGAGTCCATCGGCGTGGAGACGCGGGGCGCCTACTACGAGGAAGCGGGCGCCCTGCGCGACATGGTGCAGAACCACCTGCTCCAGCTCCTCTGCCTCATCGCGATGGAACCGCCGGTGACCTTCGACGCCGCGCCGGTGCGCGACGAGAAGAACAAGGTGCTGCAGGCGATCCGCCCGATCGATCGGACGCAGGTGGCCGAGGTCGCGCTGCGGGGGCAGTACGGGCCCGGCTTCGTGGAGGGCAAGCACGTGGTCGGCTACCGGGAAGAAAAGGGCGTCGCCCGGGACTCACGGACGGAGACCTATGCGGCGCTCAAGCTCTTCGTCGACAACTGGCGGTGGGCGGGCGTCCCTTTCTATCTCCGGACCGGCAAGCGGCTGGCGAAGCGGGTCAGCGAGATCGTCATCCAGTTCCGCCGGACGCCCCACATGATCTTCCGCCGTCACCCCACCGGGGTCGGCCCCAACCAGCTCGTGCTGCGCATCCAGCCGGGCGAGGGCATCGCGCTGACGGTGGCGGCGAAGGTCCCGGGACCGGACCTACACCTCGCGCCCGTCACGCTCGACTTCCGCTACGGCGAGGTTTTCGGGGGCCAGCCGCCCGAGGCGTACGAGCGACTGCTGCTCGACGTCATCCACGGCGATGCCACGCTCTTCGCGCGCGGCGACTGGGTGGAGCAGGCCTGGGCCATCCTGGCGCCGGTGCTCGAGGCCTGGAGAGAGTCCGCCGCGCCTCCCCCGGTGTACGAAGCCGGGTCCTGGGGGCCCGCGGAAGCCGACACCTTCATCACGGGATGGGACGGCTGGGCCTGGCGGAACCCGTGA
- the gnd gene encoding decarboxylating 6-phosphogluconate dehydrogenase encodes MDLGLVGLGRMGGNMATRLVRGGHRVVGYDPSATARLAVQSNGIESAASLRELVTALPAPRAVWIMVPAGEPTEIALRGLAELLAPGDTLIEGGNTHYKDDVRRAPALRSRGLHYVDAGVSGGIWGLSEGYCLMIGGERDVVQRLAPIFTTLAPPEGWLHVGAVGSGHYVKMIHNGIEYGLMQAYAEGFELLSASDYGLDLPAIALLWNRGSVVRSWLLELAAGALSHDPKLSTIKGWVEDSGEGRWTIEDAVEKAVPAPAITAALFARFRSRRDNSFADRLLAALRNAFGGHAIRR; translated from the coding sequence ATGGACCTGGGGCTGGTCGGCCTCGGGCGGATGGGCGGCAACATGGCGACGCGTCTCGTGCGCGGGGGGCACCGCGTCGTCGGCTATGATCCTTCGGCGACGGCGCGTCTGGCGGTGCAGAGCAACGGCATCGAGTCCGCCGCCTCGCTCCGCGAGCTGGTCACGGCGCTGCCGGCGCCGCGCGCCGTGTGGATCATGGTTCCGGCCGGCGAGCCGACCGAGATCGCGCTGCGCGGCCTGGCCGAGTTGCTGGCGCCGGGCGACACGCTCATCGAGGGCGGCAACACCCACTACAAGGATGACGTCCGCCGCGCTCCCGCCCTGAGGTCGCGAGGCCTCCACTACGTGGACGCCGGCGTGAGTGGCGGCATCTGGGGTCTGTCGGAAGGTTACTGTCTGATGATCGGCGGCGAGCGCGACGTCGTCCAGCGGCTGGCGCCGATCTTCACCACCCTCGCCCCGCCCGAGGGCTGGCTGCACGTCGGCGCCGTCGGCAGTGGCCACTACGTGAAGATGATCCACAACGGCATCGAGTACGGTCTGATGCAGGCGTATGCCGAGGGTTTCGAGCTCCTGTCGGCGTCCGACTACGGCCTCGACCTGCCGGCGATCGCGCTGCTGTGGAACCGCGGCAGCGTCGTGCGCTCGTGGCTGCTCGAGCTCGCCGCCGGCGCCCTGAGCCACGATCCCAAGCTCTCCACGATCAAGGGCTGGGTCGAGGACTCCGGCGAAGGCCGGTGGACGATCGAGGACGCCGTCGAAAAGGCGGTGCCCGCGCCGGCCATCACCGCCGCCCTCTTCGCGCGCTTCCGCTCGCGTCGCGACAACTCTTTCGCGGATCGCCTGCTGGCCGCGCTCCGCAACGCCTTCGGGGGCCATGCCATCCGCCGATGA